In a single window of the Papaver somniferum cultivar HN1 chromosome 8, ASM357369v1, whole genome shotgun sequence genome:
- the LOC113303019 gene encoding mavicyanin-like, whose translation MDSTMKITTNASFVLFLTLLVFLLQLLLVQSSADFEVGDDKGWVVPDSKNGDKYNQWASKNRFQINDTIRFEYKKDSVLVVTDSEYEKCRSTHPIFFSNNGDTIYKFERSGLFYFISGVAGHCERGQKMIIKVLENETPQPSGNTTDTPSDHSGAVNPIIQISSSYFIVVFISIFLFA comes from the exons ATGGATTCTACTATGAAGATCACTACTAATGCTTCCTTCGTATTGTTTCTTACACTCTTGGTTTTCCTGCTACAACTCTTGTTGGTTCAATCTTCTGCCGATTTTGAAGTTGGGGATGATAAGGGTTGGGTTGTTCCCGACTCTAAGAATGGTGATAAATATAATCAGTGGGCTTCCAAAAACCGCTTTCAAATCAATGATACCATCC GTTTTGAATACAAAAAGGATTCGGTATTGGTGGTGACAGATTCAGAGTATGAAAAATGTAGATCAACACATCCAATATTCTTCTCAAATAATGGTGACACTATTTACAAATTTGAACGTTCAGGATTGTTTTATTTCATTAGTGGTGTTGCTGGACATTGTGAAAGAGGTCAGAAGATGATTATCAAAGTATTAGAAAATGAAACTCCACAACCATCCGGCAATACTACCGACACTCCTTCTGATCACAGCGGTGCTGTTAATCCAATAATTCAGATTTCGTCATCTTATTTCATTGTTGTTTTTATCTCAATATTCCTATTTGcttag